The window TCCGTCCTTTCGGCTCAAAAGCCTTCCGGACGTCGCCTCTTGAAAGCCGTAGATGAATAAACGATTAAACCGTGCCAAACCCGGGATAGGTTTTTTCTTCTGAATATCCATTATGCCCGGCCATTGAGAACGGTCAAAAGTCTCAGAAAGTTCGAAGCGGGCCCTAAGTCAAAAGCCCGCTTCCCACTAGGGTTATTTGACCGAATGCATCTCGGCAACAAGATTGATGTATTCCTTGGCTTTGTCTGCAAGTTTGTGGGTGTAACTCATTTCCGAACTTTCTCCTAACCCCTTGCTATGAAGCTCCTTCATTGTTTTACTTGTCAAAACCCGGTTGATTAAGCTTTGAGCTTCCCTAATGTGATGCCTACCATGTTCAATCGATAGCTCATCTGTACCCGGAGACATTCCCATCTCTCCCAACATGATTAGGTTAGAGCCTTGAGCGGCCATCTCAACGGCATGATTGATCATTTCATGCATGTGGTGGAACTTCATGCTCGTTCCTTCTTCATGGTGGTGATGGCCTTGGGCATAAAGGGGAATAGCCCCTGTGCCAAATCCTAAAAAGGCAAGCGCCGATAGCATATAGGCTATTTTTTTCATAGGTTTCCTCCCTCTTTTTTCTGAATTGTTTTGATTAGGGTCTCATTCTCTAAGAATTTCATGGAGAATGACTTTATTGTAATGTTAAACCATTTGCTTAAAAATAAAAAGTTGAAAAAAGGTATTAAACAATTTTCTTGGACTAGGCGAGGAATAGAAAGAAAATGGTATGAAAAATGCTTTAAAAGGTTGGCTGTGGAGGCCAAAAAACCATTGATACCTCCTTATGGGCCATAACGATCTATTCAATGCCGTTTTAGGATGGCTTCCACAGCTTTTCTAAGTTAGAGCCTTCCTTTCCTTTACCTACTGGATACGAGACAGAAAGGATAATGTTTTTTTGTCTTCCTTTTTTTTCTTTCCGCATCTGGCTTTTAACAGGGCGTATTCTCGGCTGAGTTCGGCTCCAAAGAAGAAAATTTGCGAGCAGTAGAAGATCCACAGCAGGAGCATGATCACCGAACCCCCGGCCCCGTAAATTGAAGCTACGGCACTTTTTCTTAAGGCTATCCAAAGGAGAGATTTCCCTAAAAAAATCAGTAAAGTAGAAAAGGCTGCTCCGAACCAGACATCCTTGAAATAAACTTTGGCATCCGGTAAAATTTTATACAGCAAGGAAAATATAAGGAATTCAGCGAGCAGGCTGGCGAATTGAATTCCCTCAGGGATGTATTTTTTCAACCCCGGTGAAAATTCCCTTATAAAGGTGGCCGTTTCCAAAAATGTAGTCGAAAGCAATAGAAAAAGCAGAAGGAGTAATCCTGATAAAAAAACGATAAAAAAGGACAAGAATTGTTTTCGGACAACATGCCAAAGACCCGCTTCTTTACCCGGACCTATTTCCCATATTTCGTTGAGAGATTTTT is drawn from Methylacidiphilum infernorum V4 and contains these coding sequences:
- a CDS encoding YihY/virulence factor BrkB family protein, which encodes MRFLFNLFKGAIWRWTKHNDSKMGAALSCYILFSIIPLILVLVSVASFFVDPVKVNQEIIFIFLQILGEESINILKNYQIHASIGFWRNPQTSLTVIFSLVFGASGAFIELQKSLNEIWEIGPGKEAGLWHVVRKQFLSFFIVFLSGLLLLLFLLLSTTFLETATFIREFSPGLKKYIPEGIQFASLLAEFLIFSLLYKILPDAKVYFKDVWFGAAFSTLLIFLGKSLLWIALRKSAVASIYGAGGSVIMLLLWIFYCSQIFFFGAELSREYALLKARCGKKKKEDKKTLSFLSRIQ